In one Prosthecochloris aestuarii DSM 271 genomic region, the following are encoded:
- the rpsD gene encoding 30S ribosomal protein S4 — protein MARFRGSITKVSRRLGVALAPKAEKYLERRPYAPGEHGQSRRSKISEYALQLREKQKMKFLYGVLEKQFRNYYKKAVAQRGVTGDNLVKLLERRFDNVVFRAGFSPSRAGARQLVTHGHMLVNGRKVNIPSFLMKPGDAIEFREKSKNMDAVTESLNKAPESRIPSWIQVDKAHQKAVFLTVPEREEVQEPFNEQLVVELYSK, from the coding sequence ATGGCACGATTCAGAGGTTCAATTACCAAAGTTTCTCGCAGGTTAGGGGTTGCTCTTGCACCAAAAGCTGAAAAATACCTCGAGAGAAGACCATATGCACCAGGTGAGCACGGGCAGTCAAGAAGAAGCAAGATTTCCGAATACGCTCTGCAGCTTCGTGAGAAACAGAAGATGAAATTCCTCTACGGTGTGCTGGAAAAGCAGTTCCGTAATTACTACAAGAAAGCTGTGGCGCAGCGTGGCGTTACTGGTGATAACCTTGTGAAACTCCTCGAAAGACGTTTTGATAACGTTGTCTTCAGGGCAGGTTTTTCTCCTTCAAGAGCAGGAGCACGTCAGCTTGTTACGCATGGTCATATGCTTGTCAACGGTCGCAAGGTCAATATCCCATCGTTTCTTATGAAACCCGGTGATGCTATCGAGTTCCGTGAGAAGAGTAAAAATATGGATGCTGTGACTGAATCGCTCAATAAAGCTCCCGAATCCCGGATTCCTTCCTGGATACAGGTTGATAAGGCACATCAGAAAGCTGTCTTTCTGACCGTTCCGGAGCGCGAAGAGGTGCAGGAGCCATTTAACGAACAGCTGGTTGTTGAGTTGTACTCCAAGTGA
- the rpmJ gene encoding 50S ribosomal protein L36 — protein sequence MKVYSSIKKRCEHCRIIKRKGKRFVICKVNPSHKQRQG from the coding sequence ATGAAAGTTTATTCATCAATTAAAAAGCGCTGCGAGCACTGCCGGATTATCAAACGCAAAGGGAAAAGATTTGTGATTTGTAAGGTAAACCCGAGCCACAAGCAGCGACAGGGTTGA
- a CDS encoding adenylosuccinate synthase: MKENTARQQTPASATVIVGTQFGDEGKGKLVDFLSARFDIVVRYQGGANAGHTICFDDKTVVLHLIPSGIFHEGCTCVIGNGVVIDPNALLEEIRQVEELGYDVQGRLFISHNAHLIMPYHKLLDSLHENAQNARKIGTTGRGIGPSYEDKFARKGIRVVDLLHPELLEEKLRDNLEAKNKLIRNVYDNEGLDVDKMVREYSEFDAIINPYVKNTQLYLNKQLRAGKSILLEGAQGCLLDVDHGTYPYVTSSNPTSGGASTGSGIAPNYIKNVIGVSKAYMTRVGNGAFPTELLDETGEKLGKIGHEFGATTGRRRRCGWLDLVALRYSLIVNGVTEIALTKLDVLDAFDEIKVCTSYMLDGREIVDFPTDDQTLSKVKPVYKTFKGWNVSNAGASTFEEMHPSTRAYISFLEEELEVPVTFISVGPGRDETVFR, translated from the coding sequence GTGAAAGAAAACACAGCCAGGCAGCAGACACCTGCTTCCGCAACCGTTATTGTAGGAACCCAGTTCGGAGATGAAGGAAAAGGCAAGCTGGTGGACTTTCTCTCTGCCAGATTTGATATTGTCGTACGCTATCAGGGAGGGGCCAACGCAGGCCATACCATCTGTTTCGATGACAAGACCGTGGTGCTTCACCTCATCCCGTCAGGAATTTTTCATGAAGGGTGTACCTGCGTCATTGGCAATGGTGTTGTCATTGATCCCAATGCCCTGCTTGAAGAGATTAGGCAGGTCGAAGAACTCGGCTACGATGTGCAGGGCAGGCTGTTTATCAGTCATAATGCGCATCTTATCATGCCGTACCATAAACTGCTTGACTCACTGCACGAAAATGCGCAGAACGCCAGGAAAATCGGCACCACCGGCAGGGGAATAGGTCCGAGCTATGAAGATAAATTCGCGCGAAAAGGTATTCGCGTTGTCGATCTTCTGCATCCGGAGCTGCTCGAAGAGAAGCTTCGCGACAATCTTGAAGCAAAAAACAAGCTTATTCGTAACGTCTATGACAACGAAGGCCTCGATGTCGATAAGATGGTCCGCGAGTATTCCGAGTTTGACGCCATCATCAATCCCTATGTCAAAAATACCCAGCTCTATCTCAATAAGCAGCTCAGGGCGGGAAAAAGCATTTTGCTCGAAGGGGCACAGGGCTGCCTGCTTGATGTCGACCACGGCACCTACCCCTATGTCACCTCATCAAACCCCACGTCCGGCGGCGCATCAACCGGCTCGGGTATTGCCCCAAACTATATCAAAAACGTCATCGGTGTCAGCAAGGCCTATATGACCAGGGTCGGCAACGGTGCTTTCCCGACCGAACTGCTCGATGAAACCGGCGAAAAGCTTGGCAAGATCGGTCACGAATTCGGGGCGACCACAGGCCGCAGGCGCCGCTGCGGGTGGCTTGACCTGGTTGCACTGCGCTATTCGCTTATCGTGAACGGGGTAACTGAAATCGCCCTGACCAAGCTCGATGTGCTCGATGCGTTTGACGAAATCAAAGTCTGTACCTCATACATGCTTGATGGTCGTGAAATTGTCGATTTTCCGACCGATGACCAGACCCTCTCAAAGGTTAAGCCTGTCTACAAAACATTCAAGGGATGGAATGTTTCCAATGCCGGTGCATCGACATTCGAAGAGATGCATCCCTCGACGAGAGCCTATATCAGCTTCCTTGAAGAGGAACTTGAGGTTCCCGTGACCTTCATTTCCGTCGGCCCGGGCCGCGACGAAACCGTTTTCCGCTAG
- the infA gene encoding translation initiation factor IF-1 translates to MAKEDSIEVEGVILEALPNAQFKVELENGLEILAHVSGKIRMHYIRILPGDKVKVQISPYDLTKGRITYRYK, encoded by the coding sequence TTGGCAAAGGAAGATTCAATTGAGGTCGAGGGCGTCATTCTTGAAGCCCTGCCGAATGCACAGTTCAAAGTGGAACTTGAAAACGGTCTCGAAATTTTAGCACATGTATCTGGCAAGATCCGTATGCACTATATTCGCATACTGCCAGGTGATAAGGTGAAGGTGCAGATTTCACCTTACGATCTTACCAAAGGCAGGATTACCTACCGTTACAAGTGA
- a CDS encoding MTH1187 family thiamine-binding protein, with product MALVDITIIPLDGRSGGLGALVAELEALLDKSGLEYRLHDMGTTVCGSADELFDIARRLHEHLFSKGAARVYTVMKLDDRRDREVRLGDKIASVERGRDSLR from the coding sequence ATGGCACTTGTCGATATTACCATTATTCCTCTTGACGGACGATCCGGGGGGTTAGGCGCCCTTGTGGCGGAGCTTGAAGCGCTTCTTGACAAGAGTGGCCTGGAGTACAGGCTTCATGATATGGGCACAACGGTCTGCGGGTCGGCTGACGAACTTTTCGATATTGCCCGCAGGCTGCATGAACACCTTTTCAGTAAGGGGGCAGCGCGGGTCTATACCGTGATGAAACTCGATGATCGTCGAGACAGGGAGGTCCGGCTTGGCGATAAGATCGCCTCAGTTGAGCGGGGCAGAGATAGCCTGAGATAG
- the cysS gene encoding cysteine--tRNA ligase, producing MSLWIYNSLNRVKEEFIPLQDGVVTMYVCGPTVYGHAHLGHAKSYVSFDVVAKWLRHSGYRVKYIQNITDVGHLTDDSDEGEDKIARQARKERIDPMEIAQYYTRSYYEDMDRLGIDRPNIAPTATGHIPDQVNLISTLIEKGHAYEVNGNVYFSVESFKEYGKLSGRTTEEARQSGGRVETRSEKRHPADFALWKKAEPGHLMKWDSPWGSGYPGWHAECSAMAMKYLGETIDIHGGGMENKFPHHECEIAQSEAATGKPYVRYWMHNNMVTVNGTKMGKSLGNFINLKDIFKRFAPVVIRFFILQSHYRSPLDFSETAIDASRTGLEKLQDTWTRLQQAAPGSGEIETRPFQERLTEAMNDDFNTPIAIAVLFDLAKAVNTAIAAPSGLNQDSLDRCISLFRSFGEEVLGILQNPATEKGKTNNEDEETLDTVMNLLIDIRSRARSGKDYELSDLIRDKLAEAGITMKDTREGTEWSRS from the coding sequence ATGTCACTCTGGATATACAATTCGCTGAACCGCGTGAAAGAGGAATTCATCCCGCTGCAGGATGGAGTTGTCACCATGTACGTTTGCGGTCCAACCGTCTACGGGCACGCTCACCTGGGGCATGCTAAAAGCTACGTATCGTTTGATGTCGTAGCCAAATGGCTGCGCCATAGCGGCTACCGTGTCAAATATATCCAGAACATTACCGATGTAGGCCATCTTACCGACGACTCCGATGAAGGAGAGGATAAAATCGCTCGCCAGGCCCGCAAAGAGCGGATCGATCCTATGGAGATCGCCCAATACTATACGCGGAGTTACTACGAGGATATGGACCGTCTTGGCATAGACCGTCCGAATATCGCCCCGACAGCGACAGGCCATATCCCGGACCAGGTTAACCTGATCAGCACCCTTATCGAAAAAGGACACGCCTACGAGGTCAACGGCAATGTCTATTTTTCCGTCGAATCGTTCAAAGAGTACGGTAAGCTCTCGGGTCGGACGACAGAGGAAGCCCGCCAGTCAGGCGGCAGGGTAGAAACGCGTTCAGAAAAACGCCATCCGGCGGATTTCGCGCTCTGGAAAAAAGCTGAACCCGGCCATCTGATGAAGTGGGACTCCCCCTGGGGAAGCGGCTATCCAGGCTGGCACGCCGAGTGCTCGGCCATGGCGATGAAGTATCTGGGAGAGACGATTGACATCCACGGCGGCGGCATGGAAAACAAGTTTCCTCATCATGAGTGCGAGATCGCTCAATCAGAAGCTGCGACGGGAAAACCCTATGTGCGCTACTGGATGCACAACAATATGGTGACGGTCAACGGCACCAAGATGGGCAAATCGCTGGGAAACTTCATCAACCTGAAAGATATCTTCAAGCGCTTTGCCCCTGTCGTTATCCGCTTCTTCATTCTGCAATCACATTACCGCTCTCCCCTTGATTTTTCAGAAACAGCAATAGATGCATCCAGAACAGGACTTGAAAAACTGCAGGACACCTGGACAAGACTGCAGCAGGCAGCACCCGGCTCCGGAGAGATCGAAACCCGGCCGTTCCAGGAACGCCTGACCGAAGCGATGAACGATGATTTCAATACACCCATTGCGATTGCTGTTCTCTTTGATCTTGCAAAAGCAGTGAACACTGCCATTGCAGCCCCTTCAGGCCTGAATCAGGACTCCCTCGATCGATGCATCAGCCTTTTTCGGTCGTTTGGAGAGGAGGTTCTGGGCATTCTCCAAAATCCTGCGACAGAAAAAGGGAAAACCAATAACGAGGATGAAGAGACCCTTGACACCGTGATGAACCTCCTGATCGACATTCGGTCACGAGCACGGTCCGGAAAGGATTATGAACTGAGCGATCTGATCCGCGACAAACTCGCCGAAGCGGGCATCACTATGAAAGACACTCGCGAAGGCACCGAATGGAGCAGGTCATGA
- a CDS encoding mannose-1-phosphate guanylyltransferase — translation MDEAVQHLYAIIMAGGQGSGLWPLSRRDMPRQFVDIFGIGTMIERTVQRLSGIVPPDHIYIVTSSRGQALVSTLLPGFPMSNVLAEPLGRKTAPCIALATAFVKKRDPDAVTLVVPSDHLVEDNATFEKTIREGVQLALQKKELVTIGIRPDRPETTYGYMQVDIPASQRSLSPGQTTTLHHVRAFAEKPDSRTAQEFVDSGDFFWNSGIFIWHIDVICRELEHWMPDLYRDLLYMYEAIGSSKEQEVIEDVYSWQHPVAIDCGVMEKSESVVMLEGQFGWMDLGNWDDMLSAQQVSSIPDASGRVQNLIEVDTVNTIVHKPSSKAVCLVGVTDLIVVETDDALLICRKGDSRGVRKAVDIMRRNDGMEGYL, via the coding sequence ATGGATGAAGCCGTTCAGCATCTCTATGCCATCATCATGGCCGGAGGCCAGGGGTCGGGTCTGTGGCCACTGTCGCGCAGGGATATGCCTCGTCAGTTTGTCGATATATTCGGTATTGGTACCATGATCGAGAGAACGGTTCAGCGCCTTTCCGGAATTGTTCCGCCCGATCATATCTATATCGTTACCAGCTCCAGAGGTCAAGCGCTCGTGAGCACCCTTCTGCCAGGTTTTCCAATGTCCAATGTGCTGGCCGAGCCGTTGGGGCGAAAAACGGCTCCCTGTATAGCACTGGCGACGGCCTTTGTAAAAAAGCGTGATCCTGACGCCGTTACCCTGGTCGTGCCCTCTGATCATCTGGTAGAGGATAATGCAACATTTGAAAAAACCATCAGAGAAGGGGTGCAGCTTGCGCTGCAAAAAAAGGAGCTGGTGACTATCGGTATACGCCCTGACCGTCCTGAGACGACATATGGCTATATGCAGGTGGATATCCCCGCTTCTCAAAGATCCCTCTCGCCCGGACAGACGACAACCCTTCATCACGTGAGGGCATTTGCAGAAAAGCCGGACAGTCGAACTGCTCAGGAATTTGTCGATAGTGGAGATTTTTTCTGGAACAGCGGGATCTTTATCTGGCATATCGATGTGATCTGTCGCGAACTCGAGCATTGGATGCCGGATCTCTATCGTGACCTTCTCTATATGTACGAGGCTATCGGTTCGTCCAAGGAGCAGGAGGTGATTGAAGACGTTTACAGCTGGCAGCATCCAGTCGCCATCGATTGCGGTGTTATGGAAAAATCTGAATCGGTCGTCATGCTCGAAGGGCAGTTCGGCTGGATGGATCTTGGTAACTGGGACGACATGCTCTCCGCGCAGCAAGTATCGTCAATCCCTGATGCATCAGGCAGGGTTCAGAATCTTATCGAAGTCGATACCGTCAATACGATTGTTCACAAACCGTCCTCTAAAGCAGTATGTCTTGTCGGCGTGACTGATCTGATTGTGGTCGAAACCGACGACGCGCTGCTGATTTGCCGTAAAGGTGATTCTCGCGGTGTGCGCAAGGCGGTCGATATCATGCGCAGGAATGACGGGATGGAGGGGTATTTGTAG
- a CDS encoding DNA-directed RNA polymerase subunit alpha, which translates to MIYQMQMPERIEVDEATHSESIGQFVAQPLERGYGVTLGNAMRRVLLASLPGTAITGIKIDGVFHEFSTIDGVREDVPEIVLNLKKVRFKSTTKRSCKTSLSIEGPADFKAGDIVAQEGEFEVLNKDMHIATLNGDAKLNIDIYIGRGRGYVPAEENRGEGMPIGFIAIDSIFTPIKNVKFSVENTRVGQRTDYEKMILDVETDGSISPDDSISLAGKVINEHVSLFANFSPTEEEFAEEEYKQQDDEFENMRKLLQTRIEDLDLSVRSHNCLRLAEIDTLGDLVSRKEDELLTYKNFGKKSLTELKEQLDKCELKFGMDITKYQMKS; encoded by the coding sequence ATGATATACCAGATGCAGATGCCTGAGCGAATCGAGGTGGATGAGGCAACACATAGTGAGAGTATAGGACAGTTTGTGGCTCAGCCTCTGGAAAGAGGATATGGTGTAACCTTAGGTAATGCAATGCGCCGGGTATTGCTGGCATCTCTGCCGGGTACGGCTATTACCGGTATAAAAATAGATGGTGTTTTTCATGAGTTTTCGACAATTGACGGCGTTCGTGAAGATGTTCCGGAAATTGTCCTTAACCTGAAAAAGGTGCGTTTTAAATCGACGACGAAGCGAAGCTGTAAAACCAGTCTATCCATCGAAGGGCCTGCTGATTTTAAAGCCGGAGATATCGTCGCTCAGGAAGGTGAGTTTGAAGTCCTCAACAAGGACATGCATATTGCAACCCTTAATGGTGATGCAAAACTCAATATAGATATTTATATCGGACGAGGCAGAGGCTATGTTCCTGCTGAAGAAAATCGGGGCGAAGGTATGCCGATCGGCTTTATCGCTATCGATTCGATTTTTACACCGATCAAGAATGTCAAGTTCTCTGTAGAAAATACCCGTGTCGGTCAGAGAACAGACTATGAGAAAATGATTCTCGACGTTGAAACCGATGGTTCGATTTCCCCTGATGATTCAATCAGTCTTGCAGGAAAGGTCATCAACGAGCATGTTTCTCTTTTCGCCAATTTTTCTCCTACAGAGGAAGAGTTCGCCGAAGAAGAGTACAAGCAGCAGGATGACGAGTTTGAAAATATGCGAAAACTCCTTCAGACCAGAATTGAGGATCTTGATCTTTCGGTCCGATCACATAACTGTCTGAGACTTGCTGAAATAGATACTCTGGGTGACCTGGTTTCCCGTAAAGAGGACGAACTGTTGACATACAAGAACTTCGGGAAAAAGTCGTTGACAGAGCTTAAAGAGCAGTTAGACAAATGTGAATTGAAATTTGGTATGGATATTACCAAGTATCAGATGAAGAGCTAA
- the bchN gene encoding ferredoxin:protochlorophyllide reductase (ATP-dependent) subunit N — MISVPGSTQIIKEDNVTHSFCGLASVGWLYQKIKDSFFLILGTHTCAHFLQNALGMMIFAKPRFGIALLEEGDLSRQDPSLEEVINEIRRDHNPSVIFLLSSCTPEVMKVDFKGLANSLTTPDLPVLFVPASGLIYNFTQAEDSVLQALIPFCPEAPAGDKSVVFVGSVNDSIADDMRSEAEALGIKVGGFLPESRFDRLPAIGPDTVLAPIQPYLSRVVSRLARERKAKPLSSLFPFGPTGTRVFWEDLAAMFDIKVDLREREEAAWKRIGEQVSLLKGKKVFFTADTMMELPLARFLNNAGADVMECSSAYINKKFHARELEALDGVRVVEQPNFHRQLQDVKREQPDLIVTSLMTANPFVGNGFVVKWSMEFTLMPIHSWSGVFTLANLFVSPLMRREKLPAFDESVWLKGIMPSAE; from the coding sequence ATGATATCAGTTCCGGGCTCTACCCAGATTATCAAGGAGGATAATGTAACGCATAGTTTTTGCGGTCTTGCCAGTGTCGGCTGGCTGTATCAGAAAATCAAAGACAGCTTTTTTCTGATCCTTGGTACCCATACCTGTGCGCATTTTCTGCAGAACGCTCTCGGCATGATGATTTTTGCCAAACCACGTTTCGGCATCGCACTGCTTGAAGAGGGCGACCTTTCCCGTCAGGATCCCAGTCTTGAAGAGGTGATCAATGAGATCAGGAGGGACCATAATCCTTCGGTGATCTTTCTCCTCTCGTCATGTACGCCAGAGGTGATGAAAGTCGATTTCAAGGGCCTTGCCAATTCACTGACGACACCCGACCTTCCCGTTCTGTTTGTTCCAGCCAGCGGACTTATCTACAATTTCACCCAGGCGGAAGACTCCGTGCTGCAAGCGCTGATCCCGTTCTGTCCTGAGGCCCCTGCCGGAGACAAAAGCGTTGTTTTCGTCGGCTCGGTCAACGATTCTATTGCCGATGACATGCGTTCCGAGGCTGAAGCGCTCGGTATCAAGGTTGGAGGTTTTCTGCCTGAAAGCCGTTTCGACAGGCTTCCTGCAATCGGACCTGATACCGTCCTTGCACCTATCCAGCCGTATCTTTCAAGGGTTGTTTCCCGTCTCGCCCGTGAGCGAAAGGCCAAACCGCTCTCTTCGCTCTTTCCGTTCGGCCCTACCGGCACCAGAGTGTTCTGGGAGGATCTTGCGGCGATGTTTGATATCAAGGTTGATTTGCGTGAACGCGAAGAAGCCGCATGGAAACGAATCGGGGAGCAGGTCAGTCTTCTGAAAGGCAAGAAGGTGTTTTTTACTGCCGATACCATGATGGAGCTTCCTCTGGCACGCTTTCTCAACAATGCCGGTGCGGATGTTATGGAGTGCAGCAGCGCCTATATCAACAAGAAGTTTCATGCGCGAGAGCTCGAAGCGCTCGACGGCGTCAGGGTTGTTGAACAGCCGAACTTTCACCGCCAGCTCCAGGATGTCAAACGTGAGCAGCCCGATCTGATCGTAACATCGCTCATGACGGCCAACCCTTTTGTCGGTAACGGCTTTGTTGTCAAGTGGAGTATGGAGTTTACGCTCATGCCGATTCATAGCTGGTCGGGCGTGTTTACCCTCGCCAACCTCTTTGTATCTCCGCTGATGCGTCGTGAAAAACTGCCAGCGTTCGATGAATCGGTGTGGCTTAAAGGGATTATGCCCAGTGCCGAGTAA
- the yihA gene encoding ribosome biogenesis GTP-binding protein YihA/YsxC — protein MKIDSATFYKSCSELKGLPVSSLPEIVFVGRSNVGKSTLLNTLTGRKALAKTSSTPGKTQLINYFTINDRLYFVDLPGYGYAKVAKGQRYEWGRLLGGYISEREEISLVVLLIDSRHPDMESDQQMIEFLEYYQRPYGIVLTKYDKLKQKEKSRVRKALKSFSLKTKFIVNYSALSGEGKESLLEQLENYTG, from the coding sequence ATGAAGATTGATTCTGCTACGTTTTATAAAAGTTGTTCCGAACTCAAGGGGCTGCCGGTATCGTCTCTGCCCGAGATTGTCTTTGTCGGCCGGTCAAATGTCGGTAAATCGACCCTTCTCAATACCCTTACAGGGCGCAAAGCCCTTGCAAAGACCAGTTCCACACCAGGCAAGACCCAGCTTATCAATTATTTTACGATCAACGACCGGCTGTATTTTGTCGATCTTCCAGGCTACGGCTATGCAAAAGTCGCCAAAGGCCAGCGTTATGAATGGGGTCGTCTGCTTGGCGGTTATATCAGCGAAAGGGAGGAGATCTCTCTGGTTGTGCTGCTGATCGATTCACGGCATCCTGATATGGAATCGGATCAGCAGATGATAGAGTTTCTTGAATACTACCAGCGTCCCTACGGGATCGTGCTGACCAAGTATGACAAGTTGAAGCAGAAAGAGAAATCAAGGGTGAGGAAGGCGCTGAAAAGTTTCTCACTGAAAACCAAATTTATTGTAAATTACTCGGCTCTGAGCGGAGAGGGGAAAGAGAGCCTCCTTGAGCAATTAGAAAACTATACAGGTTAA
- the rpsM gene encoding 30S ribosomal protein S13 has product MRIAGVNLPLNKHAVIALTHVYGIGKTSARNILERAGIDPAKKIAEMSDEEAHAIREIIAEEYKVEGQARGLQQLAVKRLMDIGCYRGLRHRRSLPVRGQRTQTNARTRKGKRKTVAGKKKAVKK; this is encoded by the coding sequence ATGAGGATAGCTGGGGTAAATTTACCGTTAAACAAACATGCCGTCATAGCCTTGACCCATGTTTATGGTATCGGCAAAACATCGGCCAGAAATATTCTGGAGAGAGCCGGTATCGATCCTGCGAAAAAAATTGCAGAAATGAGCGACGAAGAGGCTCATGCCATCAGAGAGATTATTGCCGAGGAGTACAAGGTTGAAGGGCAGGCTCGAGGTTTGCAGCAGCTTGCTGTAAAACGTCTTATGGATATCGGATGCTACCGTGGTCTTCGCCATCGTCGTTCGCTTCCTGTTCGCGGTCAGCGAACCCAGACCAATGCCAGAACCAGAAAAGGTAAGCGTAAGACGGTCGCTGGTAAGAAGAAAGCGGTCAAGAAGTAA
- the rplQ gene encoding 50S ribosomal protein L17, whose product MRKVKSARKLGRTASHRKATLANLSTQLLLHKRIETTEAKAKETRKHVEKIITKAKKGTVHAQRIIFKTIRDKSAIRELFEDIIGRIGDRNGGYTRIIKLAPRYGDAAKMAVIELVDYAEMPAEQPKAATTDRSKRVKGSKKKAVAEGTSAE is encoded by the coding sequence ATGCGTAAAGTAAAGTCGGCAAGAAAACTTGGAAGAACAGCTTCCCATAGGAAAGCAACCCTGGCCAATCTCTCAACACAGTTGTTGCTGCATAAGCGTATAGAAACAACCGAGGCAAAAGCCAAAGAGACCCGTAAGCACGTCGAGAAGATTATTACAAAGGCAAAAAAAGGAACCGTTCACGCCCAGCGTATTATTTTTAAGACCATCCGCGACAAGTCGGCTATCCGTGAGCTTTTCGAGGATATTATCGGTCGTATTGGTGACAGAAATGGCGGATATACCCGCATCATCAAGCTTGCTCCCCGTTACGGTGACGCTGCCAAAATGGCGGTTATCGAGCTCGTCGACTATGCTGAAATGCCCGCAGAGCAGCCTAAGGCCGCAACGACTGATCGTTCAAAGCGTGTCAAAGGCTCCAAGAAGAAAGCTGTAGCAGAAGGTACCTCTGCTGAGTAA
- the rsmG gene encoding 16S rRNA (guanine(527)-N(7))-methyltransferase RsmG, protein MQACTEHGLALDTRQIEQLEEYARLLESINRSINLVSRKEESSLLIRHVFHSLLVGFHYPFQQGEKVLDLGTGGGLPGIPLAIAYPETDFLLIDATGKKIDACREMITTLGLKNVHAKKIRAEELTGLMFDVVLSRQVAPLRKLCRYAEKILRPEGLLICLKGGNLEKEIEDALDSAQKNNGLPSDVVQHPLDAFDPCFEEKYIVIAYR, encoded by the coding sequence ATGCAAGCCTGCACAGAACACGGGCTTGCTCTCGATACACGACAAATTGAACAACTGGAGGAGTATGCCAGGCTGCTTGAATCGATAAACCGCTCAATCAATCTTGTAAGCAGAAAGGAAGAATCCTCGTTATTGATACGACACGTCTTTCACTCTCTGCTTGTGGGTTTTCACTATCCCTTTCAACAGGGAGAAAAAGTGCTTGATCTCGGCACAGGAGGTGGGCTTCCGGGTATTCCCCTTGCTATAGCGTACCCCGAAACAGATTTTCTGCTCATAGACGCTACGGGCAAAAAGATCGATGCCTGCCGGGAAATGATCACGACGCTCGGTCTGAAAAATGTTCATGCAAAAAAAATACGTGCCGAAGAGCTGACAGGACTGATGTTCGATGTTGTCCTGAGTCGTCAGGTGGCGCCGTTGCGCAAACTTTGCCGATACGCCGAAAAAATCCTGAGACCTGAAGGATTGCTGATCTGTCTGAAGGGGGGTAATCTTGAAAAGGAAATAGAGGACGCACTGGATAGCGCACAGAAAAACAACGGCTTGCCGTCGGATGTTGTTCAGCATCCGCTGGACGCGTTTGATCCCTGTTTTGAAGAAAAATATATAGTCATTGCCTACAGGTAA
- the rpsK gene encoding 30S ribosomal protein S11: MATISRKKKKVKVTPEGAVHIKASFNNVLVTITDMQGNTVSWSSAGKNGFKGSKKNTPYASQVTSEAAAKEAFDLGMRYVHVFIKGPGSGRDAAIRALQGAGLDVKTIKDITPLPHNGCRPPKRRRV, encoded by the coding sequence ATGGCTACAATTAGCAGGAAAAAGAAAAAGGTAAAAGTTACGCCTGAAGGTGCCGTACATATCAAGGCCTCCTTCAATAACGTTCTGGTTACCATTACCGATATGCAGGGAAACACAGTTTCCTGGTCAAGCGCTGGTAAAAACGGTTTTAAAGGTTCCAAGAAAAATACCCCTTATGCTTCGCAGGTTACTTCAGAGGCTGCTGCTAAGGAAGCTTTTGACCTCGGCATGAGGTATGTGCATGTGTTTATCAAAGGCCCCGGCTCTGGTAGGGATGCTGCTATCCGTGCACTCCAGGGAGCAGGTCTTGATGTGAAAACCATCAAGGATATCACCCCGCTGCCGCATAACGGTTGCCGCCCTCCCAAGCGCAGAAGGGTATAA